The genomic segment CGGGGTTCGGGGCCAGCGGCTCCTCCGGGTGCGGGGCGAGCGGCTCCTGCGGGGTCGGGGCCAGCGGTTCGTTCGGGTGCGTCGGCGACGGCTCGTCGGGGAACGCAGGTGACGGCTGCGACGGGGAGGGCACGGCGGGCCCGGGAGGGGTCTGTCCCGGATCGGTCGGGCCAGGGCCCGTGGGCTGCTCGCCGGGCACGGAGGGGACGGGCGGGCCGGGGACGGGGGAGGAGTCGGTCATGGTGGTTCCTTTCACTGATGTGATGCTCACGTTCCGGTCAGTCCACCACCGGGCGTCGATGCGGTCTGCACCCTTGCGCTTCGCGGAGCGATATGCGGGTCGCCGGTCGCTCTGTGGATAACTTCCGAAGCGCCCGCGCGATTCTTGGCATGATGCCGGGGTGAGTCATCCGTCTGCCCTCGTCACCGAACGCGTGCGATCGCGGTTGCGGGCCGAAGGGGTCGATCCGTCGGTGGATCCGGATGCGGCTCGGCGCATCGCCCAGTCCGAGGTGCGACGTCACGATGACCACGCGCTGGCGCGCGGCGAGGCCTTGATCGACGACGAGGTCGCATGCGTGCGCGACGTGCTCGCCGCGGTGAGTGGGATCGGACCGCTGCAGCCGTTCCTGGACGATCCCGACATCGAGGAGATCTGGGTGAACGGCGACGGCAACGTGCACGTCGCGCGCGGCGGAGTGGCGGAGCGCACGGGACTGCGGCTCGCCGATGCGACGGTGCGGGACCTGGTGGAGCGGATGCTGCAGCCCACCGGACGCCGGGTCGACATCAGCCAGCCCTTCGTCGACGCCTCTCTGCCCGACGGATCGCGTCTGCACGTGGCCATCGCCGACGTCGTGCGGGGGTCCTGGGCGGTGAACATCCGCAAGTTCCTCCCCGGCTACCGCACCCTCGACGCGCTGACGGCGCAGGGGGCGATGCCGGTCGCGATCGCTGCCCTGCTGCGCGACGCGATGCGGAACGGGCGGAGCGTGATCGTGTCCGGCGCGACTCACGCCGGCAAGACGACCCTCCTCGGTGCCCTGCTGGCATCCTGCGCGGATTCTCAGCGCATCGTCACGGTAGAGGAGACCTTCGAGCTCGCCGTCGAAGGCGCCGATCTCGTCGCGCTGCAGGGAAGACAGGCGAGCCTCGAGGGGACCGGCGAGATCACGCTGCGACGGCTCGTGAAAGAGGCACTGCGCATGCGCCCCGACCGGCTGGTCGTCGGCGAGGTGCGCGACGCCGAGGCGCTCGATCTCGTCCTCGCGCTCAACACGGGCGTTCCCGGAGCGGGGACCGTGCACGCGAACTCCGCGACCGAGGCCCTCGAGAAGCTCACGATCCTCCCACTGCTCGCCGGACGCAACATCGATCGCGCGTTCATCGCCCCCGCGCTCGCCGCGGCGGTCGACCTCGTCGTGCATTGCGCACGCGACGCGTCCGGCGAGCGGCGCGTGCAGGAGATCGTCGCTCCGACCGGTGAGGTCGTCGAGGGAAGGATCGTTACCCGCACGATCTACGACGCGGTGTCGCAGACGCACACCGCGCGTGCTTCGATTCGCGACGCCGTGCAGCGGAGCGGGGTCGCGTCATGACCGTCCTGATGGGCGCGCTGCTCGCCGCCGGCATCCTGCTGTGCCTGTCGCCATGGATGTGGCCGTCGCGTGACCCGGAGACGCCGGCCGTGCAAAAGGGACGCCTCGCACGCCTCCTGGAGGAGGCCGGCGCAGATGCCGTTGCTCCGCGGATCCTGATCGCCGTGATGTTCGCGGCAGCCCTGCTCGTCGCATCCGCCGTGTGGCTCCTCACCGGCATCCCCGCCCTGGCGATCCTCGCCGGTCTGGCCGCCGCAGCCGCGCCGGTGATGTGGTTGCGCGGGCGCCGATTGAGGCTGCGCCGCCTGCGTCGACAGCTGTGGCCGGATGTCTGCGACCTGCTGATCGCCGCGATCCGCGTCGGACTCTCCCTGCCCGATGCGGTGGCGAGCCTGGCCGAATCCTCGCCGGCGATGCTGCGTCCTGCGTTCATCGTGTTCGCGCGCGACCTCCGCGCCACGGGACGGTTCGAGACCAGCCTCGACCGACTGAAGTCGTCGCTGGCCGACCCGATCGGCGACAGGATCGCGGAGACGCTGCGCATGGCGCGCCAGGTCGGTGGCACCGAGTTGATCTCCGTGCTGCGGGCGCTCTCGGCCTCGGTGCGGGCCGACGCCGCGCTGCGGGGAGAGGTGGAAGCGCGTCAGTCCTGGATCCGTGGTGCTGCGGTGCTGGGGGCGATCGCACCGTGGGTCGTGCTCGGCCTCCTGGTCATGAGGCCGGAGGGTGCCTCGGCCTACGGCACGCCGGAGGGCATCATCGTGATCTGTGTCGGTGCCGCCGTCTCGGTCCTCGCCTTCCGGATCATGATCCGGATCGGCAGGCTGCCGGAGCCTCGGAGATGGTTCGGATGAGCGCGCCCTCGGTTCTCGCGACCGCGGTCCTGATCGGCGGCACCTTCGCCGTGGGACTGCTGTGCATCCTCGCGTCGCTTCCCCGCTGGCGGGCCGCTTCGCTCACCGTGCGCATCGCGCCGTATGTGCGCGACGTCGTCGCCGACGAGGACATGCCGCGTGCGCTGCTTCCCGGCACGGGGATGCTTCCGGCGGGAGGCCGGAGTCTGTGGCAGCGCGCTGAGCAGGGCTTCGAGCGGATGCTGGGCGGCGGCGACATCCTCCGGCAGCGCTTGGCACAGGCAGGCGTACGTACCGACCCCGTCGCGTTCCGCGGCCGTCAGCTGGGCTGGCTGCTCGCGGGGATCGGTGCAGGAGCCCTCGCCGTGATCGCCCTGGCCCTTGCCGGCAGGATGTCCGTGCCCGTCATCGCCATCCCGATCCTCACCGGTGCGACAGCCGCCGTCGGCTACGACATGCAGCTCTCCGCGCGAGCGAAGGCCCGCCGCGCTCGGCTCACGGACGAGCTGCCCACGACCCTCGAGTTCCTCGCCCTGTGCCTGTCGGCCGGAGAGGGCTTCCTCGATGCGCTGCGGCGAGTCGCTGCCGTCGGCTCGGGGGCGCTAACCGCAGAGCTGCGTCAGGTGGTTCTCGCGGCGGGAACGGGTTCTCCCCTCGCCGACGCGTTGAGCGAGATGGCGAGCCGCCTGCAGCTCCCTGGGCTCACGCGCGCCGTGGACCAGGTCATCGCCGCGCTCGAGCACGGTGCGCCGCTCGCCGGCGTCCTGCACGCACAGGCGGGCGACGCCCGCGAGGACGCGAAGCGCACACTCATCGAGCAGGCGGGGCGCAAGGAGATCCTGATGCTCCTGCCGCTGGTGTTCCTCATCCTCCCGTTGTCGGTGCTCTTCGCGATCTACCCGGGACTCTTCATCCTCCGGCTCGGCATCGGCTGACCGACCACGAAAGGACGACCATGACGACACGCTTGCACGAACTCCGACGACACGACCACCTGACCCGCTGGTGGCGCGAGGCGAGAGGCTGGACCCGTGACCTCGCGGAGGACGAGCGCGGAGACGTGCCCGGCTGGGTGCTGGTCACGCTGATGACAGCCGGATTAGTCGTGCTGATCTGGGCAGTCGCGGGTCCTGCGCTCACCGCGCTGTTCGAGCAGGCGATCCAGCGGGTGTCCGGTCTCTGAGATGCATGCCCCTCGCGTGCTGCACGACGAGCGCGGTTCGAGCCCGGTCGAGTTCGTGCTGGTGGGCACCCTCCTCACTGTGCTCACGCTGGCGGTGCTGCAGCTCGCGTTGGCCGTGTACGTCCGCAACGTCGTGCACGATGCGGCGGTCGAGGGGGCCTATCACGCCGCGCTTGCCGACACGAGCCTGGAAGAGGGCGCGGAGCGCTCGCGGTTTGTGATCACCAGAGCGATCGGCGCATCGTATGCCGAGGACGTCGTCGTCGGAACCTCCGACGCGCTCGGACACGAGACCATCGATGTGCGCATCCGCACGTCGCTCCCGGTGGTGGGTCTCATCGGGGTCCCCTACGCGATGGAGGTGGAAGCGCATGCACCGGTGGAGAGCCTGGGCGACGAATGACGAAGGGTCTGCCGCGCTCGAGTTCATCACCGTCGGCGTCATCCTGCTCGTCCCGCTCGTCTACCTCGTGATCGCTCTGGGCACGATCCAGGAGCAGACGCTCGGTGCGGAAGCGGCCGCGCGCCACACAGCCCGCGCGATCGCGATAGCACCGGACGCTACCTCGGCGGCAGAGAACGGAGAGGCCGTACTCGCGGGGATCATCGAGGAGTACGGCCTCGACCCGGAAGCGATCGACGTGTCGCTCTCGTGTTCACCCGCCGGCGTCGATTGTCCGTCAGCCGGGGCCACGCTCATCGTGACCGTCGCCGCTCGGGTGCGACTGCCCCTCGTGCCCCCGGTCTTCGGCCTGGATCGCGCGGCTTCCGTCACGGTACAGGCAGAGGCTGTGCAGAAGGTTTCCCGGCTGTGGGGTGCGGAATGACCACCGGTCGCGCTCGCCACGGGGAAGAGGAGGGGAGCGTCCTGCTCCTCACGCTCGGCTACGTGCTCCTGGCGGTGACGGTCGTCTTCGTGTGCGTGTGCGCCACCGACCTGTACATCGCCCAGAAGCGGCTGGACGCGCTCGCCGATTCAGCCGCGCTCGCGGGAGCCGACGGGTTCACTCTCCAGGTGAGCGGTGACGACGTTCGAGCGGAGCTGACGGATGCCGGGGTGCAGGAACAGGCGTCCGCTCTCGTGGCCGCGCTCCCCGGAGATGCCGCGCTCGCCGCGGCAGGCACACCCGATGGTGTCTCGGCTCGCGTCACGGTGACGACGACGTGGCATCCGCCGCTCCTGTCGCCCTTCGTGCCGGACGGAGTGGCGCTGGAATCGACTGCGACGAGCCGTACGGCGCTCGAGTGAGTCTTCCGGTCACGGCTCCATCGGCACAAGATGAGATATGGCTCCCCGCGTCCTCGCCCTCGTATCCTCCACGTCGTGCCTTTTGCTGGCGCTCGCGCTGGTCGCCTGCACGTCGCCGGAACCCGAACCCGCTCCGACGCCCGAGATCACGCTGAGCCCGGACGACGTGATGGGTGAATGGGAGTCGGAGGTGACCGACGAAGCACGGCTGAGAATCCAGGCGGACGGCACCTTCGCCATGGGCGGTCTGTGCGTGGTCTCCGGAACATGGACTGTCGAGGGCAACGATGTCGAGGCGACATCCCTGAGCATCCCCGGCATTGGCGGTTGCCCCGACGTCTTCGCTCTGGATCGCGCCGGCATCACGTCGTTCGAACTGCTCGACCGCGATGAGTTGCGCGTCCTCGACGTCGGGGGCGCTCACGCCACGTTCCACCGCGCGGACTAGCGCTGCGATCGCAACCGTTCGAGCAGTCCCGCCAGCCGCGGCTCGAGCTGCGCCGGCACCTCGGCGGGTAGTGCGTCGACAGGCCACCAGCGCACATCCTCGGACTCGTCGCTCACGGTCAGCGCGAGCTGGGGGTCGACGATCACCGCGATCCCGATGTCGAGATGGGAGGCGCAGCGTCCGAACGAGGATGAGAGCCCGTGGTGATCCAGGTCGTAGGCCAGGGGAGAGGTCGGCACGGCCGTCTCGATGCCCGTCTCCTCGCGCAACTCGCGCAGCGCGGCGTCCACGATCGACGCGTCACCGTCTTCCGCGTGCCCTCCCGGCTGCACCCAGAACCGACCCTTGCCGTGGAAGACGAGCAGGGTCTGCGTGAGCGTCTCGTCGAACACGACGCACGAGGCGGTCGCATGGTCGGGGCCGGACTCCCGCCGCACGGGCCCGTCGTCGTCGGAGAAGAACGAGGCGAAGTCCTCCTGCGCCGCGCGATCCCGCTCCGACCTCGGCAGGAACTCGGCGACCAGCCGATGCACGTCTGCGGACAGCATCCGGCTCATTCGTTCTCCGTCTCCGGTCGCGCGCGCGGCACGAACCTCGGGATCCAGCGCAGGAATCCGGCAGCACCGAGAAGACTGATGACGCCCATGGCTGCGGCGGCGAACGGCAGAGCCGACACCGCGGTGATCGCGGCGACCAGCAGCGGAGCGATCGCTCCGCCGGCATCCGTCAGAGTCCTCCAGGAGCCGAGGAACGCCGCGGGCTCGCGCTTCGGCGCGACGTCGGCGCCGAGAGTCAACAGGATGCCGCTCGACAGTCCGTTCCCCACGCCGAGCACGCCCGCGAACAGGCCGAACCAGAGCACCGACGCGTCGAGGTCGTGCGTGAACGACATCGCGAGGAACCCCGCACCCATCAGCACCATCGCCGGCATCGCCGCCCACAGGCGGCCGAAGCGGTCCATCACCTGGCCGCTCGCGTAGAAGAGGGCGAAGTCGATCGCGCCGGAGACGCCGACCACGATCGCGATGGTCGTGGCGTCCAGCCCGAGCGACAGGCCCCACAGAGGAAGTACGACCTGCCGTGCCGACCGCACCGCCGACAGCGAGGCAGCCGCCAGTCCGAGGCGGCCGAGCACAGCCCGCTGCCGCCACATCGTCTGGAAGATGCCCGCGCGCTCGATCGTCGGGATCGATCCGCTGACCGGCTCGCCGGAGTCCTCGGCGTACCGCACCTGCGTGATCGCCGGGATCGTCTTCTCGGGATCGGGTCCGAACAGCACGAGCAGCACCATGGCGACCAGGCAGCCCAGGAAGAACCAGATCGCGGCCTGCTCGTTGCCGAAGAGCTGCAGGAGGCCTGCGGCGATGAACGGGCCGATGAAGATGCCCAGACGGAAGCTCCCGCCCAGCAGCGACAGCGAACGCGCTCGGAACGCCACGGGCACGCGCGTGGTCATGAACGCGTGCCGCGCGAGACCGAACGCGGCAGCGCACATCCCGAGGAGGAAGACGGATGCCGTGAGCACGCCGAGCGACGGGGCGAGCACCATGCCGACCGCGGCGAGGATCGCGATCACCCCGGCGATCACCATCGTGAACCTCTCGCCGATGCGCCCTACGGCCCATCCGGCGGGGAGATTGCCGCACAGCTGTCCGATCACGAGGGCGGACGCGACGAGCGCCGCGAACGCGACATCCGCTCCCATCGATGCGGCGATCACCGGGATGAGCGGGATGACCGCGCCCTCGCCCACCGCGAAGAGGATCGTCGGCAGGTACACCATCGGCCCGAACTGTCGAAGGACGGTCGATGCACTGCTCACGCACTCACGCTACCCCCGTCCGCGGATGCCGCGAGACGTGGCGTCCCCGCGCGAGCAGGTGGCACGTTAGGCTGAGGTGTCATGCTCGAACTAGATCTCTCCGCCGAAATCCAGGCGCTCAGGCACACCTTCGGCGACATCAGCGAGGTCGTCGATGTCTCCCACCTCCGCGACGAGATCGCGAGGCTCAGCGAGGAAGCCGGCGCCCCCGACCTCTGGGACGACACCGAGCGCGCGCAGAAGGTGACCAGCGCCCTCAGCCACCGCCAGTCCGAGCTCGCCCGGATCACCGGCATCGCCTCGCGGCTCGACGACCTCGAGGTGCTCATCGGGCTCGCCAACGAGATGGGTGACGAGGAATCCGCGCTGGAGGCCCGCACCGAGCTCGCCGCGCTCACCGACGTCATCAACCAGCTCGAGGTGCAGACGCTCCTCGACGGCGAATACGACGAGCGCTCCGCCATCATCACGATCCGCTCGGGAGCCGGCGGCGACGACGCCACCGACTTCGCCGAGATGCTCATGCGCATGTACCTGCGCTGGGCCGAGCGCCACAAGTATCCCGTGAAGGTCATGGACACGTCCTACGCGGAGGGTGCGGGCATCAAGTCCGCGACCTTCGAGATCGATGCGCCCTACGCGTTCGGCACGGTGTCGGTCGAGGCCGGCACACACCGTCTCGCCCGCATCAGCCCCTTCGGATCAGCCGACAAGCGCCAGACGTCGTTCGCCGCCGTCGAGGTCATTCCTCTGATGGAAGAGGCGACCGAGGTCGAGATCCCCGAGAACGACATCCGCGTGGACGTCTTCCGCTCGTCCGGCCCCGGTGGACAGTCGGTCAACACGACAGACTCCGCCGTGCGCCTCACGCACCTCCCGACCGGCATCGTCGTGTCGATGCAGAACGAGAAGTCGCAGATCCAGAACCGCGCGGCTGCCATGCGCGTGCTGCAGACCCGCCTCCTGCTGCTGCAGAAGGAACAGGAAGCGGCGAAGAAGAAGGAGCTCGCGGGCAACATCACCGCGAGCTGGGGCGACCAGATGCGCTCGTACTTCCTCTACGGCCAGCAGCTCGTCAAGGACCTCCGCACCGGGCAGGAGTCCGGAAACCCGGCCGCCGTGTTCGACGGCGACCTCGACGACTTCATCTCCGCCGGCATCCGCTGGCGCAAGCGCAAGATCGAGGACTGAGAGCACGAGAAAGGCCCCGGAGGAATCCGGGGCCTTTCTCGTGGACCGACGATCAGCTCAGCGGGCCGCGCCCTTGAGCGAGGTCGTCACGTCGTCGTAGCTGAAGATGATGCAGTGGACGGTGCGGTCGCGCCACCGCATCCACGAGCTCTTGGTCGGGGTGTACGGATAGAAGTCCAGTTCGGACTGCTCGTACGAGAGACCGACGAAGCCCTCGAACTCCGCGAGGCACGCGTCCCACGCCAGGTCGTAGAGGGCATCGTCGCCGGGGAAGTCGCCGTCAGGAACCTGGTGGATGAAGAAGACCTCGTCGGTGTGCGGCTGATCGCAGGGGACGACCGGCAGCTCGAAGATCTCCTCGTCCGGGTCGTACTCGACGAGGGGCATGCAGTCGCCGACCGCGAGCTCCGCGAAGGGCACCATCTCGGCGCCCTCGATCTCGGAGGGATCGGTCGTCCCCTCCGTCGAGTCATCGGCCGGCGGACGCTCGCTGGGCGTGGCGACCGGGACGGGATCCGCCCCCACGGTCGAATCGATTCCGAGCGCGAGGAGGGACACTCCGAGCGCAAGGACCGTGCCGAAGACGGTCACGCCCATGCCCGTGATCCCCGGCCACTTCGCCCCTCGGAGGAAGAGCGAGACGAGAGAGGTCAGGAACCCGAGTCCGAGCACGATCCAGCCGACGGTCGCGATCGGCGGCACGCACGCGAGAACGACGCCGAGCACCGCGACGGCGAGGCCGATGATTCCGAGCACGGAGATCCTGCGTGCCGGTGCCGGTGCCGGTGCCGGTGCCGGTGCCGGCGACGGGGCGGCGCCGGGGTATCCCGTCACCGCCGCCGCGGGGTATGCCGGAGCGGATGCCGCACCCGGATACCCGACCTGCGCCTGCACGGCGTACGGCGGCACGAACGGCTCAGGCTCGGCGGCGGCGCTCGACGCCACCGCCTCCGGTGCGACAGCTGTGGCGGGCGCCTCGGGTGCGACAGCTGCGGGCGGCGCCTCCGGTGCGACCTGCGCGGTGCGCACGTGAGCCGTCCACTGCTGCCCGTCCCACCACCGCAGGATTCCGGAACCGTCGTCGTACCAGCCCGCAGGTGTCGTCATCGATCTTTCCTGTTGTCTTTTCGGCGGTCGGCGATCAGCCGGCCGAGGGCTCCACCGTCACCCGTGCGACCTCCTGCAGGAGTTCGTCGGTGATGATGATGACGTACGACCCGCTCTGGGCGACGTCGAACGAGACCGTTCCCTGCGTCGTCTGTCCGGCGGGAAGCTCGCTGGACTCCAGAGTCGCATCGCCGAAGATGTCGTAGTCGCCCGGGGCACCCTCGGCCGTCTCGATGGAGAAGTAGAGCGGGTTGACGTAGGTCGTGCCGTCGAGCGTCTTCCATGTCAGATCGACGAGCAGGTAGCCGCCGTTGCTCGGGTCGAAGCCGGAGTCGTTCGTCGGGCTCCAGGTCGCGGAGTTCACCGTCACCTCGCCGGTGCCGGACATCTGCTGCACGGTCACGGGCTCGCCCATGCGGCCTTCGGCGACATCTGCGGGCGGCGCGCTCTCGTCGGTGCCCTCATCGGTGCCCGTGTCGGAGGTGGGGATCGGGTCCGGGATCGCGTCCTCGATCTCGTTCGCGAGTGCGAAGAGGAAGACGAAGCCCATGATGAAGGCGACGATCGCGCCGACGATGGAGACTCCGAGACCGGTGATGCCCGGCCACTTCTTGCCCTTGAGGAAGAGGGAGATGAGCGACACGATGAAGCCCGCGGCGAGGAGGATCCATGCGAACGGCAGCGTGAACGGGATGAAGGCGAGGATCAGGCCGAGAGCCGCGAGCCCGAGCCCGACGAGTCCGAGGACCGACATCTTCTTCGGGCCGGTCGGAGCAGGCGCCGCATACGGCGCAGACGCCGGGTATCCGCCGGCGGCATACGCCCCGGCGGAAGGGTAGGCGCCCCCGCTGGCCGGGTAGGCGCCGGGAGCAGCAGGATAGGCCGGAGCCGCGGATCCGGGATAGGCCGGTGCTCCGCTCTGCGAGATCGGAGGGACCGGCGGGACCGCCGCGGTCGAACCGGGGTACGGGGCGCCTCCCAGCGGAGTCGTGGGGGCGGTGGCGCCGGGGGCGGCGAAGGCCGCGGTCTGCGACGCATCATCGGCAGGAGCAGGCGACCAGGCCTGCGGGGGCTCGGGCGCGACGACTGCCTCCTCGACGGCCTCCGGCGCAGACGTGACGGCTGCGTGGTCGGGCGTCGCCGCGGTCTCGGCGGCGGGGACGTCGGCGGCGGGGGTCTCATCGACGGTGGGCGCATCGTCGACGGCGGGCGCTTCGGGCTCGGCCGGAACCTCGGGAGCGGCAGCCTCGGGAGCAGCAGGAGCCTCGGGAGCGAAGTGCTCCGTCCACTGCTGGCCGTCCCACCAGCGCTGGCGTCCGGATCCGTCGTCGTACCAACCGGCAGGTGTCGTCATGGTGTCCCCCTCGAAGTCCTCGGCGCGCGGAATCGCGTGTATCGCCACTCCATGTATAGCAGTGGAGGACGACGTCGATCAGGCCGACATCGTGCGGACGTTTCCGGATGGCAGCGTCCGCCGCGCGGGGTGTCGCTCGCGGCATGCCGAGAGGCGGCGCTTAGGCTCGTAGCGCCATGATTCGGTTCGAGAACGTCACGAAACACTACCGCGGGACGTCGAAGCCCGCGCTGTCCGGTGTCGACTTCGAAGTGCAGCGCGGGGAGTTCGTCTTCCTCGTCGGCGCCTCGGGTTCCGGCAAGTCCTCCTGTCTGAGGTTGATCCTGCGCGAGGACGTGCCCACATCGGGCCGCGTCGCCGTGCTCGGGCGCGATCTGCGTTCCCTTGCCAACGGGAAGGTGCCCTACTTCCGGCGTCACATCGGCTCGGTGTTCCAGGACTTCCGGCTCCTCCCGTCGAAGACGGTGTACCAGAACGTGGCGTTCACGCTGCAGGTGACCGGTTCTTCGCGCGGCTTCATCCAGCAGGCGGTTCCCGAGGCGCTCGCCCTCGTCGGGCTCGACGGCAAGCAGAAGCGGATGCCGCATGAGCTGTCCGGCGGTGAGCAGCAGCGCGTCGCGATCGCCCGTGCTCTCGTCAACCGGCCGCAGGTGCTGCTCGCCGATGAGCCCACCGGAAACCTCGACCCGGGGACCTCGGTCGACATCATGCAGCTGCTCGCCCGCATCAACGCCGGCGGCACCACCGTGCTGATGGCCACGCACGAGGCCGGCTTCGTCGACGCGATGCAGCGTCGCGTGATCGAGCTCAGCGACGGCGAGATGGTGCGCGACGAGGTGCACGGCGGTTACGGCGACACCTCGAACATCCCGCGGCTCGTGCCGGAGGAGGTGCGCGGCGCCGCGGCGGCCGCCGCTCTGACGGCCGTGCAGGAGGTGCAGCGGCAGACCGCCGACCTCTCCGTGGTCCGCGCCGCTCTCGCCGAGGAGCTCGACGCGCAGCGCAAGGCCGCGGCATCCGCTCCGGCCCCCGTCGCGCAGACCGCACCCGCCTTCACCCGGCCGACGGAACCCGGAGCGCAGAAGGCGGATGCCGTGGCCCCCGTCCCCTCGGACGAGGCGCGACGCGCACCGGTCGAGGAGCAGACGCCGGCCCCCGTCGGTCCGCGCACGCACCCGATCGTCCTCCCGCAGGTCGACGTCGCAGAGCTCGGCGTCGCCGATCGCCTCGGCCTGTCCGACGACGATGCCGAGGAAGTGGGCCCGACCTCATGAGAATCGGTCTGATCCTCACCGAGGCCCTGGGCGGCCTGCGGCGCAACATCTCCATGGTGATCTCCGTCGTGCTCGTCACGTTCGTGTCGCTGACCTTCGTCGGCGCGGCGATCCTGATGCAGTCGCAGATCGGCGTCATGCGCGGCTACTGGGCGGAGCGCGCCCAGGTCGCGGTGTACATGTGCTCGGCGGTCTCCGAAGCGGACACGTGCATCGACGGCACGGCCAGCGAAGAGCAGGTCGAGGCCGTCCGCGCGCAGCTGGAAGGCGAGGCCCTCGCTCCGCTGATCAGCTCGATGACCTTCGACACCAGGGAAGAGACGTACCAGAAGCTCGTCGACCAGCTCGGCGCTGATCAGGCGAGCGTGCTGACGCCCGACCAGGCGTTCGAGGTGTTCTTCGTCACGATGAAGGACCCCGGCCAGTCGCAGGTGCTCGCCGAAGCCTTCAGCGGCCAGGCGGGAGTCGAGCAGGTGCAGGACCAGCTCCAGTACCTCGAACCGCTCTTCTCCGCGCTGACCGTCGCGACCTACATCGCGGTCGGCATCGCTGTGCTGATGCTCATCGCGGCGACGCTGCTGATCGGCACGACGATCCGATTGTCGGCGTATGCGCGGCGGAAGGAGATCGGCATCATGCGCCTCGTCGGCGCCTCGAACCGCTTCATCCAGACGCCGTTCGTGCTTGAGGGCGTGTTCGCCGCCTTCCTCGGTTCCGCACTCGCCAGTGCGGCGGTGGTGGCCGGCGTGCACTTCGGCGTGAACGGGTATCTGCGCGGGCGCGTGCCCTTCATCACGACGTGGATCACGATGGGGGACGCCGCGCTGGTGGTGCCCGTCCTGATCGGCATCGGCGTGATCCTCGCCGCGCTCTCGGCCGGCTTCGCGATCCGTCGCTGGCTGCGCACCTGACGCCTCCTGCACCTGATGTAGGCTGGTGGGCTGGCCACAACAGAGAGCAGGAGCATCATGCCCAGGGAACGCGGGGAGAAGGTCGTCGCGACCAATCGTCGCGCACGTCACGACTACAACATCGAGAAGTCGTACGAGGCGGGAATGGTGCTCACCGGCACCGAGGTCAAGTCGCTGCGCCAGGGGCGCGCCAACCTCAGTGACGGCTACGCGTTCGTGAAGGGCAACGAGGTGTTCCTCGACTCCGTGCACATCCCGGAGTACTCGCAGGGGCACTGGACCAACCACTCCGCGAAGCGCATCCGCAAGCTGCTGCTGCATCGCGCGGAGATCGAGAAGATCGCCCACGCCGTCTCGGCCGGCGGCTACACGCTGATCCCGCTGAAGCTCTACTTCTCCGACGGTCGCGCCAAGGTCGAGATCGCTCTCGCCAAGGGCAAGCGCGAGTTCGACAAGCGGCAGACCCTGCGCGAGCGTCAGGACACGCGCGAGGCCGACCGGGCCATGCGTCTGCGCAA from the Microbacterium luteolum genome contains:
- a CDS encoding CpaF family protein, yielding MSHPSALVTERVRSRLRAEGVDPSVDPDAARRIAQSEVRRHDDHALARGEALIDDEVACVRDVLAAVSGIGPLQPFLDDPDIEEIWVNGDGNVHVARGGVAERTGLRLADATVRDLVERMLQPTGRRVDISQPFVDASLPDGSRLHVAIADVVRGSWAVNIRKFLPGYRTLDALTAQGAMPVAIAALLRDAMRNGRSVIVSGATHAGKTTLLGALLASCADSQRIVTVEETFELAVEGADLVALQGRQASLEGTGEITLRRLVKEALRMRPDRLVVGEVRDAEALDLVLALNTGVPGAGTVHANSATEALEKLTILPLLAGRNIDRAFIAPALAAAVDLVVHCARDASGERRVQEIVAPTGEVVEGRIVTRTIYDAVSQTHTARASIRDAVQRSGVAS
- a CDS encoding type II secretion system F family protein, whose protein sequence is MTVLMGALLAAGILLCLSPWMWPSRDPETPAVQKGRLARLLEEAGADAVAPRILIAVMFAAALLVASAVWLLTGIPALAILAGLAAAAAPVMWLRGRRLRLRRLRRQLWPDVCDLLIAAIRVGLSLPDAVASLAESSPAMLRPAFIVFARDLRATGRFETSLDRLKSSLADPIGDRIAETLRMARQVGGTELISVLRALSASVRADAALRGEVEARQSWIRGAAVLGAIAPWVVLGLLVMRPEGASAYGTPEGIIVICVGAAVSVLAFRIMIRIGRLPEPRRWFG
- a CDS encoding type II secretion system F family protein, translated to MSAPSVLATAVLIGGTFAVGLLCILASLPRWRAASLTVRIAPYVRDVVADEDMPRALLPGTGMLPAGGRSLWQRAEQGFERMLGGGDILRQRLAQAGVRTDPVAFRGRQLGWLLAGIGAGALAVIALALAGRMSVPVIAIPILTGATAAVGYDMQLSARAKARRARLTDELPTTLEFLALCLSAGEGFLDALRRVAAVGSGALTAELRQVVLAAGTGSPLADALSEMASRLQLPGLTRAVDQVIAALEHGAPLAGVLHAQAGDAREDAKRTLIEQAGRKEILMLLPLVFLILPLSVLFAIYPGLFILRLGIG
- a CDS encoding TadE/TadG family type IV pilus assembly protein, encoding MHAPRVLHDERGSSPVEFVLVGTLLTVLTLAVLQLALAVYVRNVVHDAAVEGAYHAALADTSLEEGAERSRFVITRAIGASYAEDVVVGTSDALGHETIDVRIRTSLPVVGLIGVPYAMEVEAHAPVESLGDE
- a CDS encoding TadE family protein, whose amino-acid sequence is MHRWRAWATNDEGSAALEFITVGVILLVPLVYLVIALGTIQEQTLGAEAAARHTARAIAIAPDATSAAENGEAVLAGIIEEYGLDPEAIDVSLSCSPAGVDCPSAGATLIVTVAARVRLPLVPPVFGLDRAASVTVQAEAVQKVSRLWGAE
- a CDS encoding pilus assembly protein TadG-related protein; its protein translation is MTTGRARHGEEEGSVLLLTLGYVLLAVTVVFVCVCATDLYIAQKRLDALADSAALAGADGFTLQVSGDDVRAELTDAGVQEQASALVAALPGDAALAAAGTPDGVSARVTVTTTWHPPLLSPFVPDGVALESTATSRTALE
- a CDS encoding NUDIX hydrolase, with the protein product MLSADVHRLVAEFLPRSERDRAAQEDFASFFSDDDGPVRRESGPDHATASCVVFDETLTQTLLVFHGKGRFWVQPGGHAEDGDASIVDAALRELREETGIETAVPTSPLAYDLDHHGLSSSFGRCASHLDIGIAVIVDPQLALTVSDESEDVRWWPVDALPAEVPAQLEPRLAGLLERLRSQR
- a CDS encoding MFS transporter — its product is MVYLPTILFAVGEGAVIPLIPVIAASMGADVAFAALVASALVIGQLCGNLPAGWAVGRIGERFTMVIAGVIAILAAVGMVLAPSLGVLTASVFLLGMCAAAFGLARHAFMTTRVPVAFRARSLSLLGGSFRLGIFIGPFIAAGLLQLFGNEQAAIWFFLGCLVAMVLLVLFGPDPEKTIPAITQVRYAEDSGEPVSGSIPTIERAGIFQTMWRQRAVLGRLGLAAASLSAVRSARQVVLPLWGLSLGLDATTIAIVVGVSGAIDFALFYASGQVMDRFGRLWAAMPAMVLMGAGFLAMSFTHDLDASVLWFGLFAGVLGVGNGLSSGILLTLGADVAPKREPAAFLGSWRTLTDAGGAIAPLLVAAITAVSALPFAAAAMGVISLLGAAGFLRWIPRFVPRARPETENE